A region of the Cydia fagiglandana chromosome 20, ilCydFagi1.1, whole genome shotgun sequence genome:
tgtgagagaTACTAACATTgattaattttacggtttagactcacttgtttttagtcactcgcgcgacatgtttcggagagcctagctAGTTCACGACGGccgctcgcactgttagtgcttgagaaaggagacctaggctctccgaaacatgtcgcgcgagtgactaaaaacaagtgagtctaaaccgtaaaattattcaatctaGTGTTCAGATTTTGAAAGGATCTAGTAAAGCAAACATTTTATATCAATTTATCTTAACCTTAAGGTGTCCGGCCACCCCTGCCGCAGCGCACCTACCCCCCCGCGGTTTTGGTGCCCGGGCATTTattggggttggcaactgtcatgGGTTTATATAGATGCCGCCATTACAGGTTTTACCTATCTCTCGTTTTGTTCTATGAGATTATTACGATTAAACTGACACTATTCGCAGGATTTGCAGGTAAGACGTtactatgctggcgccatctataaAATAACTTCGAcggggcaaccccatttccaaCTACGAAGTAACTCACCGGGGTCTCTGATGCCCATGAGCCGCATGAACTTGGAGGCCTGCTTGCCGTCCTGGTCGGCCGCGAAGCGGGTGCCGGTCCAGGGCGCCGCCTTCTCGGCTTCAGACTTTTCTTCTTTCTTGTGTGCCCATAGCAGCTTGCGTTTCGCCACCTGAAGAGAGAGATACTTAGTGATCGAAGTTGTAAGCGAATGACTTCATTCAtgctttcattcattcataagtGAGTGTtcgtttgacgaccggtctggtctAGTGGGTAGCGACCCTGCTTATGAAGCCGacggtcccgggttcgaatcccagtaagggcatttatttgtatgatgatacagatatttgttctcgggctcccatgagccgtagcaatatggcgggataacgcgaggaagaggTTCTACGGTCTACCCAGAAGCGTTCATGTTACCTGATCAAGGATCTTGTTGGAGGGCGCCTGCGGGTTGTAGTAGGAGGGCAGCGGCGCGGGCGCGCCGGGCTCGTGCGCGGCCGCGCGCAGCTGCTGCGCCGTCGCCATCGACCCGTCCGGGGTCTTGCTACACACTATACCTGGTCGAGGATCTTGTTGGAGGGCGCCTGCGGGTTGTAGTAGGAGGGCAGCGGCGCGGGCGCGCCGGGCTCGTGCGCGGCCGCGCGCAGCTGCTGCGCCGTCGCCATCGACCCGTCCGGGGTCTTGCTACACACTATACCTGGTCGAGGATCTTGTTGGAGGGCGCCTGCGGGTTGTAGTAGGAGGGCAGCGGCGCGGGCGCGCCGGGCTCGTGCGCGGCCGCGCGCAGCTGCTGCGCCGTCGCCATCGACCCGTCCGGGGTCTTGCTACACACTATACCTGGTCGAGGATCTTGTTGGAGGGCGCCTGCGGGTTGTAGTAGGAGGGCAGCGGCGCGGGCGCGCCGGGCTCGTGCGCGGCCGCGCGCAGCTGCTGCGCCGTCGCCATCGACCCGTCCGGGGTCTTGCTACACACTATACCTGGTCGAGGATCTTGTTGGAGGGCGCCTGCGGGTTGTAGTAGGAGGGCAGCGGCGCGGGCGCGCCGGGCTCGTGCGCGGCCGCGCGCAGCTGCTGCGCCGTCGCCATCGACCCGTCCGGGGTCTTGCTACACACTATACCTGGTCGAGGATCTTGTTGGAGGGCGCCTGCGGGTTGTAGTAGGAGGGCAGCGGCGCGGGCGCGCCGGGCTCGTGCGCGGCCGCGCGCAGCTGCTGCGCCGTCGCCATCGACCCGTCCGGGGTCTTGATCTGCAGCCCTGCCGGAACGTCACGTCACATTTAACAGGTAGCAtttcatcaccatcatcatcatctcagccataagggcccccccacatctggcgtctctCGAGCgggctcgacgcaacgtcgacgcagcgtcgacgcaactgcgcagcgacgtcattttccatagcgctgaccagacgccgacagacgccgaagctcgaaagacgctagatgtgggggggccctaagacgtccactactgaacataggcctcccccttggacctccatacgtgccggttggaagcgacacgcatccagcgtcttACGGCGACCTTAACagggtcgtctgtccatcttgtgggcggacgtcctacgctgcgcttgctagtccgtggacTCCACACATACATTTATTATACATTCacttatttgtaataaaatcaTATAATAATGACTATAATGAGAACCTATGATGAAGAACGGCAATTAGATCCGAGTCTGAAAATATCCAATAATGATACAAAAAGTATATCACAAAAATGGATTACttttaaagttaaacacgaAGTAACATATAAAACAAATACACAACATATCGTCGGGGATAATGCAATACCGCGTAACTAACAAAGTCAATAAAGTTCTAAATATGTCAGTTTCACGTTGAATGGCATAAACACACTAACAAACAAAACAGTAACATAATAACTACACAATACTAGTATTAcacatttttaataatttcaataCATAATTTTACGAGGCATCTTGCAGTTTCTTGCCCGGATAATGCAGAGTATAAGGTAGTCCCGCGGACCGGCCTGTACACAGAGCGACTATGCAGTGTCCAGGACAAGAGTCCTGATACGTTCCGTGTACAGGACGCTCCGCACAACTACCTCGTTCGGGAGCTCTTCTGTTCTTGATTACTCCAATATATGATGAAGAGATTACAGTGGGGTTTCTTTATTTTCACAGTAGTTATATGACCGGTGGCGATCATACAAGAgaagttttcaattaaaaaaaagttagcgATCAATGATTAATATTATGCTTCTCTTTTATACGTATAGGATCTACATCGCAcgtttattgtgcaataaataaTGGCTAATAATTTTTTCGTCAATCGACGAAaccttacaattttttttataatggacGAGTATAACTAATAGGTAAGTTCATAAAACGAGTTGCCTCACGAGAATATAGCCGCGCGaccctgtttttagggttctgtacctcaaaaggaaaaaacggaacccttataggatcactcgtgcgtctgtctgtctgtcacagactattttctcggaaactactggaccaatgaagttgaaatttggtacacctatgtaaattagtgacccaaagatggacatatttttatatatgtaattttaaaatacatacatacataaatgaccattcccccccccccctttatttccgaaactacttggtctaaaattttgaaaaaaatacacaaaatagttctttacctatagatgacaggaaaacctattagaaatgtgcagtcaagcgtgagctggacttatgtacggaaccctagaaacgcgagtctgactcgcacatgaccggtttttagggttccgtattttaaAGACTTGCCTCGCCTGAACCACTTGGACACACGCACACACGTTCCACAATGCCTCAAGCGAGGCAAGTCTTTTCAGTCCGACCTGTTTGACTGAGGCGGCTTGTTCTGTGTGGAGCCCCTATTGCTTGTGGGTCAAACTTACCCATTTTCTCCATAACCTCCAGTTTCCTGTTGACCTTGAACGAAGAAGGTTTGTAGTCGCCGTCGCCGCGACGCTCGCTGTACCCGGAGCTCCTGTATAATGATGAATTTTCGaatttaagcctttataaggcagagggaatatgtgacgttccacggcaaaaagtaccttatgcggatggcgcttacgtcgcatagcgccgcaataatattggagcggcgttagtaatagcgtaagcgccaaccgccataaggcaccTGTACCCGTGGGACGTCGCATATATTTCCCACCcggttttgaactttatttcatagCGATAggattcaattttgcataattcctgacacccttatgccttataaaggatTAAATTCAattgttgtgagacatactaacattgaataattttacggttagactcacttgttttcaGTAcacgatacacggccgtcgtgaacgctgctcgcactgttagtgcttgagaaaggagacctaggctctccgaaacatgtcgcgcgagtgactaaaaacaagcgAGTCTAAACCGTGAAATTTATCAATGAAgaatttttattatgttataaaatGCCCCTTCTCCCTTCGATACTTAACTAGATTAAttgtaatatgtaattatttacGCAGTGGTGAGGAAACCGACGCAAGGAAGAGAAGTTGCAATGgcgttggcaactgtcaaaggtttgcatagatggcgccaatCCAAGCCATAGCAAAGAAAACAGAGTGTATAGAGgaggattgtcaaagtaaattatgtagccaatgtaaatttactgccatctttcgacaggattaaaattgttagaacgccatttgactttgatccttatccTTTCACTGATGTGTTGTCACTGAACTGTTAAATATCAATATAAATGGCATCTACGTGTAGTAGAGGTATGTGCGTAGTTACCCGGCTACATGTTGCGGCGGCGGGGGGAAGGCGGCCCCGGGGCGCGGCCGCGGCCGCTCGTCGTGGCGCTCGCGGGCGTCGCGCGCCTCGCGGGGCTCGCGGGACCTACCACAAAAAACATTTAGGTATTATATGAAACAATTCGTAGGTAGACCACAAGGGGCCAAACAACCAAACGaaatgcacttatggaaatttctgGAGTAGCAGAGAATGTCTTTGTCACAATCTCACtatttgtttgttccccaccaaaaatttagtctGGTTTATgatgggcaacaaataacccgaccgaattacgtagattgttttacGTAGTCTATGCCACAAGTAGACTAATGGTGTACTACAAAAGAGCATTCACAACGTAGCATACCCGGCTATATAAGGCTGCGCAATATAtcatgtacaaacagcaacactgttaaccgtccatcggtggaccttgttacaaaaggcataaggtccaccgatgtacagttaacagtgaggTACAACATGGCGGACGATCTAGAGCAGTCAGACTAACAAATTTTACATTACACATTAGTCATTACTAAACATGAATCCTGTGTGtaaatttgcaaaaaaatcACAAGAATATGTCTAGTTCCCAAATCACAGTTGTAACGACAATGTCTCCTATGCTGTGTTATACATACAAAGAAAGCTGACatgtaactatagttcgttttttttagcattagaaagaatacatttatttttaaaacaaaatcccgccgcgtctgtctgtatgttcccgataaactcaaaaactgctgaacgaattttcatgcggttttcaccaatCAATATAGTGATCCTTGAGgaacaatttgttaaggttttgtgtaacccggggcgggtcgctagtagatATATAAACTGTGgttactagagatgccacgaatattcggcaagtattcggtattcggcctattcggccactttgccgaatattcggtattcggccgaatgttgcctactattcggtcgaataccgaatatctgttgcacctatagttcgttttttttagcattagaaagaacttgcaagaaggtaagcgatcttgacatgtcttttaattgaaaaacgctttttaaaaaccaaaaactataccttatttttaaaatgtgtttttcaataaaaagacacatcaagattgtttaccttttttctaatgctaaaaaaaacgaggtatactAGGGAGtgcaataccgggataccaggatcccgcatgcaatttgcgggattaatcccgctcgtaaattaagcgggatcccgcgggatttgcgggatcgaagagcgacgtggttcttacgtgttactacaaggaacacaggctcgggcacgtgcctactggcgaaaattcttcacggagcctaaatgcatctatggaggaaaggggtaatgacacggaagagcattttgcccgaatttgtctatttatttcatcacactttctcgtaaaaggtgttattttacgtaggcgacgcggtccgtaaatcttaaatttgtacccagggaattttgttatgtaggtacgtccgagattaggcagattttttattgttttccctcttttttcctcacaggtgtgatgaaaaacattgcatgtgccacgagtggtacaggacttacgaaatcgcgttaattaagcctttacactcgttcttaaattcttgattactgtcattataccgtattcttttaatacaaaatgtactatttctaattttagtttactttttgttttcaaccATCAAATTTAGTACTTattcgtaaaattgtatactaacttgcgggatcccgcaaataccgggatcccgcgggacttaaaatggcaatcccgcggaataccgggattgagttcctcatgcgggattgcattccctaaggtatacataaaaagaaaaattacacaacaAAAGAACCAagaactaggtatatttaatatttaaccctttaaccgccagagtctgatatataagacattacatatccagctcatttcgccacagtctgataaataagacaaagatctgatttggtttttacagcccatttataactcccgtaactatgccaaccttactttgcgtggtacaattactgccggtggcgacacgagcacgctcgctCAAAAATtcctggcggttaaaaggttaaaatgtACTCTTGGAAAGTgtttaaatacgaaggcactttttgagcatttgttgattccaaaatattttatttttatcatgggtctgacttgattgactctaactacattcattaattctgttcatcataaaaatatatcttagcaaacattgtgctttgttggtgaacagttttcgtaataattgtgactcaaaatgttcgcatgtcatgccgaatattcggtattcggccgagaggggggcccgaatattaggtattcggtattcggccaaattcactattcggggcatctctagtggTTACCTATAATTAACTAAGCATCAGTCAGCCTTACCTTCTGTCCTCATCACGACGGTCTCTGTAGCGACCCTCTCTGTTGTCTCTGTCACGCTCGCGCTCTCGCGATCCTCTGTCTCGGTCGCGACGATCGCGATCAACAAatctataaaataaagaaacaatctatttcattgtttatTGGCTTTATTgctttgtttttagggttccgtacccaaagggtaaaaacgggagcctattactaacactccactgtccgtccgtctgtctgtctgtctgtcaccactgTCACCAGGGTGTGTGTGTATCttataaaccgtgatagctagacagttgaaattttcacagctgacgtatttctgttgccgctataacaaatactaaaaagtacggaatcctcggtgggcgagtccgactcgcacttgtccggtttttatttactgtTGATATAAAAGAGTTATAACTACAAGTAAACTATCCAAGTTAATCATAATCTGAGAATGGCAAATATGTATATCCACTGTATTCAttattatagtccgttttttttagcattagaaagaacttcgcagaagtaagcttgtggttccaaattcggcacttttagcggtaataatttgaagtaaattatatgtattgaccatgctacattagataattcaataattattaacaattaaagagcctgataaaaactgcacgcttgcttctgtggagttctttctaatgctaaaaaaaacgaactataggtacttaagttGATAACTGATTAGATATCAAATGAATAGTTACCTGGGCGACACGGCGTCTCGGGCGTCCAGCGAGCGCGGCGCCGGGGCTCCGTCGCCGAACTTCAGGTCCATGAGCGCCGGCGGCTGCGCATACAACATTACATTACCACTTATGCATGCATAGTATGTTCCGTTAGCTTTTACATATCAAAATCTCAAgatatttaactgaaaccacattTTCCATACATTAGGTTCGTGGTCCTTCATCTGACacttcgctggcccaatattacagggttcaaTGTTTCACTtctatcgaactgaaatttgaacattgtcatagtgacattttaagtcgaatttcaactatcttaaaaatgtaacatagaaccctgtaatattggatACCCTAGTttccaaatttctatcgctcgtatttcaaaaattagcatttcgccatttttcaccgattttcgagtgacgaaatcgagcgatcgaaattaaaaaatagtcCACTCAATCTgtggcgactggcgggagcatgcacaaagccgtgatCAGTGGCGAAAGataggggaggcctttgcccagcagtgggacacaatataggctataaaaaataCCTTGTCCGGCCTGTCATCGGGTCTGTCGCCAAGCAGCCCGCGACGTGAGCCTTCGTAGCGGCTGCGCTCTGGTCTGTCCGCTCTGTAACAAGTTTATatcaagtttttaaattattgtttatAAACCTGCTAAAATAATATCATGTGTCACTTTTTTtgtcaaaaggtaccttatgataTAATTAAacgattttttatgcaggtggtagCACGAGCGGGTTTATAAGTAAACCGTAGCGTACCGTTGGCGTAGTATTGTTAagacaatagacaaaggattagccgtcggcgcctgttagaaatctacaaactatacctgcataagatatttaatatgaaaAGCTACATATGATTAGTTAAGAAATCTTGTGTTTTAGGCACATCAGAtgttatcaaactgcacaacgggacttaatcgcgtatttaagttttaagatttacctccgacgtttcgaggacggcgttgtccccgtggtctcggagaagactggctcaagttgacatcaacatcttctagccgcgcgagtttttcgaactacccgcacttgatcttgtttatcagtttgaacgttttgcgcactagggatgtcactctctcgacacacaacactaccgatattcgatttatcgactgtcgatattcgtttccg
Encoded here:
- the LOC134674906 gene encoding arginine/serine-rich coiled-coil protein 2-like yields the protein MDSLVGYGSDDEHENDRYGGHHSSGVGRRREDDTNYEEVNMDMSEDSQQESEPELPQAERPNDRGSGKADSRDRERSRGSSRDRRDRRRESPRRDRERDRRSPRRDDRSNRADRPERSRYEGSRRGLLGDRPDDRPDKPPALMDLKFGDGAPAPRSLDARDAVSPRFVDRDRRDRDRGSRERERDRDNREGRYRDRRDEDRRSREPREARDARERHDERPRPRPGAAFPPPPQHVAGSSGYSERRGDGDYKPSSFKVNRKLEVMEKMGLQIKTPDGSMATAQQLRAAAHEPGAPAPLPSYYNPQAPSNKILDQQLRAAAHEPGAPAPLPSYYNPQAPSNKILDQQLRAAAHEPGAPAPLPSYYNPQAPSNKILDQTPDGSMATAQQLRAAAHEPGAPAPLPSYYNPQAPSNKILDQVAKRKLLWAHKKEEKSEAEKAAPWTGTRFAADQDGKQASKFMRLMGIRDPDAVKQEVPEKTADPIKKQEELFQAMQAQYEVARATTHTMRGVGLGFQRGQY